A region from the Papaver somniferum cultivar HN1 unplaced genomic scaffold, ASM357369v1 unplaced-scaffold_22, whole genome shotgun sequence genome encodes:
- the LOC113340587 gene encoding PRA1 family protein B1-like: MASPPNLPISNPQTTTVESSQPPIATPAFRLFINHLTDTVRNGFAQRRPWSELVDRSSFSRPDSLSESISRARKNFTYFRVNYMTILAAVVAFSLITNPISLLVLGGLLAAWVFLYLFRPSDPPLVLFGRTFTDKETLGLLSVSSVVVIFLTSVGSLLISAVLIGLGIVFAHGAMRVPEDLFLDEPEQTNVGFLSILGLGGFNSASNPPPPPPTVTGRV; this comes from the coding sequence ATGGCGTCGCCACCAAATCTCCCGATCTCAAATCCCCAAACAACCACCGTAGAATCATCACAACCACCAATAGCAACACCAGCATTCCGTCTCTTCATCAACCATCTCACAGACACAGTCCGCAATGGTTTCGCACAACGCCGTCCCTGGTCAGAACTCGTAGATCGATCTTCATTCTCCCGTCCAGATTCACTTTCTGAATCCATCTCTCGTGCTCGCAAGAATTTCACATACTTTCGTGTAAATTACATGACGATCTTAGCCGCTGTTGTTGCATTCTCGTTGATTACAAATCCGATCTCGTTACTCGTTCTCGGTGGTTTATTAGCGGCTTGGGTGTTTCTGTATCTGTTCCGTCCATCAGATCCGCCGTTGGTGTTGTTCGGAAGGACTTTTACTGATAAGGAAACTTTGGGATTACTGTCGGTTTCGAGTGTTGTTGTGATTTTCTTGACGAGTGTTGGATCTTTGTTGATTTCTGCTGTTTTGATAGGATTAGGGATTGTGTTTGCTCATGGTGCCATGAGAGTTCCTGAAGATTTGTTTCTTGATGAACCTGAACAAACTAATGTTGGTTTCTTGTCTATTCTTGGTCTTGGTGGATTCAATTCGGCTtcaaatccaccaccaccacctcctactGTTACCGGTCGTGTTTGA